In Vicia villosa cultivar HV-30 ecotype Madison, WI unplaced genomic scaffold, Vvil1.0 ctg.004737F_1_1, whole genome shotgun sequence, the following proteins share a genomic window:
- the LOC131642266 gene encoding protein TRANSPARENT TESTA 9-like isoform X5 — protein sequence MENQVVGDFVRVLKLSRTISIPLQLLQTVSIMIQNLQSEHAIYYMLSNEHMNFLITYSFDFRNEELLSYYISFLRAIGGKLNKNTISLLVKTRNSGKIASPVSQDEVVSFPLYVEAIRFAFHEENMIRAAVRAVTLNVYHVGDHSVNRYITSAPHTDYFSNLVSFFKKQCMDLNKLISDTQKNPGPDSKATITAAVDEIEDNLYYFSDVISAGIPDVERLITDSILTLLIFPVLLPSLRIVAANHVDQDIQSDVVTSLYLLCCILRIVKIKDLANTIVAALYYPIESLTKCFGGQVNGMIPDNGFTSEGDGIDNDNLAKNNNKGLVVNIPCSPNSSGFHPQSITMLNNGSSSNVALREVLLEYVTDGADLQVLGSLSVLATLLQTKELDESMLDGLGILPQRKQQKKLLLQALVGEASGEEQLFSSETSLTRDGIACELDVYLEKIKELYGVSFQLPNVMPSPRVPRFQVLDALVSLFCRSNISAETLWDGGWLLRQLFPYSESKFNNHHLKLLKISYENSACALEKEVKGFWPDLLITVLCDEWRKCKRAMESSYPPKEPKCVLFPPRMLFSEEEIPEGSSFTAGERMHELVKVFVLLHQLQMFTHGRTLPEQPLIYRPYDHRMDSRAQTSGLMSVPKPGTEMNLVNAVPCRIAFERGKERHFCFLAISVGTSGWLVLAEELPLKKSYGIVRVAAPLSGCNPRIDDKHPKWLHLRIRPSALPFLDPVKYSPHGKLKTKAFVDGRWILAFRDEESCKAAFLMILEEINYLCDEVHRRIKPLLKLETVLDISSSSAPVSEDSSSHTSPPNSL from the exons ATGGAAAATCAAGTTGTGGGGGATTTTGTACGTGTTCTAAAGCTTAGCAGGACTATTAGTATTCCACTTCAGTTGCTACAAACTGTTAGCATTATGATCCAAAACCTTCAAAGTGAACATGCTATAT ATTATATGCTTAGTAATGAACATATGAACTTCCTAATTACATATTCATTTGATTTCCGCAATGAAGAGCTATTGTCATACTACATATCTTTTTTAAG AGCAATAGGTGGGAAATTAAACAAGAATACTATTTCTTTGCTTGTGAAGACTCGCAAT TCTGGAAAAATTGCTAGTCCTGTAAGCCAG GATGAAGTAGTTTCATTTCCACTATATGTTGAGGCGATACGCTTTGCCTTTCATGAGGAGAACATGATTCGCGCTGCTGTGCGTGCTGTGACCCTTAATGTTTACCATG TTGGAGACCACTCTGTTAATAGATATATAACTAGCGCACCTCACACAGATTACTTCTCCAATCTGGTTTCTTTTTTTAAGAAGCAGTGTATGGATTTAAACAAACTGATCTCTGATACGCAGAA AAATCCAGGCCCAGACTCAAAGGCTACCATTACGGCTGCTGTAGATGAAATTGAGGACAATCTATATTACTTTAGTGATGTGATCTCTGCGGGAATTCCTGATGTTGAAAGGTTAATAACAGACAGCATTCTGACGCTTCTGATTTTTCCAGTACTTCTTCCTTCTCTAAGGATAGTGGCTGCTAAT CATGTTGACCAGGATATACAAAGTGATGTTGTCACTTCTCTCTACTTACTTTGTTGCATCTTGAGGATTGTCAAGATCAAAGATTTGGCAAATACAATAGTTGCTGCACTTTATTACCCCATAGAGTCCCTTACAAAATGTTTTGGGGGTCAAGTCAATGGAATGATACCTGATAATGGTTTTACTTCTGAAGGCGACGGGATAGATAATGATAATCTTGCCAAGAATAATAACAAAGGCTTGGTAGTCAATATTCCATGCTCACCTAATTCTTCAGGTTTTCATCCACAGAGTATCACCATGCTAAATAATGGTAGCAGTTCGAATGTGGCTTTGAG GGAAGTTTTGCTTGAATATGTAACTGACGGGGCTGATTTACAAGTTTTGGGTTCCTTAAGTGTGCTTGCCACTCTGCTGCAAACTAAAG AACTTGATGAGTCAATGCTAGATGGGCTTGGAATTCTTCCACAACGCAAACAGCAAAAAAAGCTCTTATTG CAAGCTTTGGTTGGTGAGGCTTCAGGGGAAGAACAACTTTTTTCTTCTGAAACTAGTTTGACAAGAGATGGCATTGCATGCGAGCTTGATGTTTATCTTGAAAAGATCAAG GAGTTGTATGGGGTATCTTTTCAGCTTCCAAATGTGATGCCAAGCCCTCGTGTACCTAGATTTCAG gtgCTTGATGCATTAGTGAGCCTCTTTTGCCGTTCTAATATATCTGCAGAGACGCTATGGGATGGTGGCTGGCTTTTACGCCAGTTGTTTCCTTACAGTGAGTCAAAATTCAACAACCACCACCTGAAATTGCTGAAA ATTTCATACGAGAATTCTGCTTGTGCTCTTGAAAAGGAAGTTAAAGGTTTCTGGCCTGACCTTCTTATTACCGTTCTTTGTGATGAGTGGAGAAAGTGCAAAAGAG CAATGGAGTCCTCATACCCTCCAAAAGAACCAAAGTGCGTGCTTTTTCCGCCTAGGATGCTATTTTCAGAAG AAGAAATACCTGAGGGATCATCATTTACTGCTGGAGAAAGAATGCATGAGTTGGTGAAG GTATTTGTACTTCTGCACCAACTTCAGATGTTCACTCACGGTAGAACTTTGCCTGAGCAACCTCTTATTTATCGTCCTTATGATCATCGTATGGATTCTCGAGCCCAGACTTCTGGTCTTATGTCAGTTCCAAAGCCAGGCACTGAAATGAACCTTG TTAATGCCGTGCCTTGTAGAATTGCTTTTGAAAGGGGCAAAGAGCGCCATTTTTGTTTTTTAGCAATCTCTGTAGGAACATCTGGTTGGCTTGTGCTTGCAGAAGAATTGCCTCTGAAGAAGTCCTATGGAATTGTTCGGGTTGCCGCACCTTTGTCTGGGTGCAAT CCCAGGATTGATGATAAGCATCCAAAATGGTTACACCTGCGGATCCGGCCTTCTGCTCTACCTTTTCTGGATCCTGTCAAGTACAGTCCTCATGGGAAGTTAAAGACAAAAGCTTTTGTTGATGGAAGATGGATATTGGCGTTCAGGGACGAGGAGTCTTGCAAAGCTGCTTTTCTCATGATTCTTGAAGAGATTAATTACCTATGCGACGAGGTTCATAGAAGAATAAAACCGTTGCTCAAGCTTGAAACAGTGCTAGACATATCAAGTTCGTCTGCACCTGTTTCAGAGGATTCCTCTTCACATACATCACCTCCCAATTCATTGTAA